A single window of Sphaerodactylus townsendi isolate TG3544 linkage group LG03, MPM_Stown_v2.3, whole genome shotgun sequence DNA harbors:
- the LOC125428303 gene encoding zinc finger protein 664-like: MVGLFQGSSVEKDKDDDSEEKFEDRDGPPRKEGSHADKTRDKAIQSQEVGFCEIPAYECGMNFSDQSQYEIHLQMHKERPFECSECGKRFSHSGDLKRHQRTHTKERPFECSECGKGFSHNSTLHVHQKTHTKERPFECSECGKRFSQSGSLQHHQRTHTKEKPFECFECGKRFSRSGYLQLHQRTHTKERPFECSECGKRFSQSGTLHVHQRTHTKERPFECSECGKRFSQSGSLQHHQRTHTKERLFECSECGKRFSQSGSLHVHQRTHTGERPFECSECGKRFSQSGGLHQHQRTHTKERPFECSECGKRFSHCSTLHVHQRTHTKERPFECSECGKRFSQSGGLHQHQRTHTKERPFECSECGKRFSQSGNLHQHQRTHTNERPFECSECGKRFNCSGNLQKHQRTHTKERPFEYSIKELT; this comes from the exons ATGGTGGGGCTATTCCAGGGGTCCTCTGTGGAAAAAGACAAGGATGATGATTCTGAAGAAAAGTTTGAGGACAGAGATGGACCGCCGAGGAAGGAGGGAAGCCATGCAGACAAGACAAGGGATAAGGCCATTCAATCCCAAGAAGTAGGCTTCTGTGAAATCCCAGCATATGAGTGTGGAATGAACTTCTCAGATCAAAGCCAATAtgagatccatttgcaaatgcaca aggagcgaccttttgaatgctcagagtgtggaaagagattcagtcacagtggtgACCttaaaaggcatcaaagaacacacacaaaggagagaccttttgaatgctcagagtgcggaaagGGATTCAGTCACAATAGCACTCTTCATGtgcatcaaaaaactcacacaaaggagagaccttttgaatgctcagagtgcggaaagagattcagtcaaagtggcagtcttcaacaccatcaaagaactcacacaaaggagaaaccttttgaatgctttgagtgtggaaagagattcagtcggagtggctatcttcaactgcatcaaagaactcacacaaaggagaggccatttgaatgctcagagtgtggaaagagattcagtcaaagtggcactcttcatgtgcatcaaagaactcacacaaaggagagaccttttgaatgctcagagtgtggaaagagattcagtcaaagtggcagtcttcaacaccatcaaagaactcacacaaaggagagactttttgaatgctcagagtgcggaaagagattcagtcagagtggcagtcttcatgtgcatcaaagaactcacacaggggagagaccttttgaatgctcagagtgtggaaagagattcagtcaaagtggTGGTCTTcaccagcatcaaagaactcacacaaaggagagaccttttgaatgctcagagtgcggaaagagatttagtcactGTAGCACTcttcatgtgcatcaaagaactcacacaaaggagagaccttttgaatgctcagagtgcggaaagagattcagtcaaagtggTGGTCTTcaccagcatcaaagaactcacacaaaggagagaccttttgaatgctcagagtgcggaaagagattcagtcaaagtggcaatcttcaccagcatcaaagaactcacacaaatgagaggccttttgaatgctcagagtgtggaaagag ATTCAATTGTAGTGgcaatcttcaaaagcatcaaagaactcacacaaaggagagaccttttgagtactc